In the Mauremys mutica isolate MM-2020 ecotype Southern chromosome 13, ASM2049712v1, whole genome shotgun sequence genome, one interval contains:
- the LOC123348731 gene encoding olfactory receptor 4M1-like, whose protein sequence is MEHENGTGVTEFVLLGLSQTWEIQLFLFILFLVFYSVILPANILIILTIRSDPHLGSPMYFFLANLAFLDICYCSVTPPKMLADFFSHHKMISYGGCMAQIFFIHFLGAAEVFLLMGMAFDRYVAICHPLRYASMMSREVCGALVGAAWAGGFTHSILQVVLILRLPFCGPNELDNFFCDITQVIKLACTDVYMLEFFMFFSSGFSTMMCFLILLISYAVLLVRLRAGGPSKGTSKVASTCVTHVIIVFIMFSPAIYIYCHPFHTFFLDKVVSVFHTMVFPLMNPIIYTLRNKEIVSAMKRLLDRQGLCRGK, encoded by the coding sequence ATGGAGCATGAGAATGGCACAGGGGTGACGGAGTTTGTACTGTTGGGGCTATCCCAGACCTGGGAGATCCagctcttcctcttcatcttgtTCCTCGTCTTCTACTCCGTGATCCTTCCAGCTAACATCCTCATCATCCTCACCATTCGGAGTGACCCTCACCTGGGctcccccatgtatttcttcctggcCAACCTGGCCTTCCTGGATATCTGCTACTGCTCCGTCACCCCCCCAAAGATGCTGGCTGACTTCTTCTCCCACCACAAAATGATCTCCTATGGGGGCTGCATGGCCCAGATCTTCTTCATCCACTTCTTGGGGGCAGCTGAGGTCTTCCTGCTCATGGGCATGGCCTTTGACAggtacgtggccatctgccatcccctgcgCTATGCCAGCATGATGAGCAGGGAGGTCTGCGGTGCCCTGGTTGGGGCTGCTTGGGCTGGAGGCTTCACACACTCTATCCTGCAGGTGGTGTTGATCCTCCGGCTTCCATTCTGTGGCCCCAACGAGCTGGAcaatttcttctgtgacatcacCCAGGTGATCAAGCTGGCCTGCACAGACGTCTACATGCTGGAGTTCTTCATGTTCTTCAGCAGTGGCTTTTCCACCATGATGTGCTTCCTCATCTTGCTCATCTCCTATGCAGTGCTGCTGGTCCGGCTTCGGGCAGGTGGCCCTTCAAAGGGGACGAGCAAAGTGGCTTCCACTTGTGTCACCCATGTCATCATCGTCTTCATCATGTTTAGCCCGGCCATCTACATCTACTGCCATCCCTTCCACACCTTCTTCCTGGACAAGGTGGTGTCTGTGTTCCACACCATGGTCTTCCCCCTCATGAACCCCATCATCTACACACTCAGGAACAAGGAGATCGTCAGTGCCATGAAGAGGCTGCTggacagacaggggctctgcagAGGGAAATAG
- the LOC123348781 gene encoding olfactory receptor 4N2-like: MGQENWTVVTTFVLLGLSPAHEVQLILFFLFLLFYIIVLPGNILIILTVWGDPRLDSPMYFLLANLAFLDICYCSVTPPKMLADFFSRHKTISYRGCMAQIFFLHLLGAAEAFLLLTMAYDRYVAICQPLRYTSMVSRGVCWALVGASWAGGFIHAIILVGLISQLPFCGPNVLDNFFCDVPQVIKLACTDAVLVEILTFSNNGLVILLCFLLLLVSYSLLLLKLRACSPRSQSKVASTCITHMIIVFVMFVPAIYIYCRPFHTVPLEKVVAVLHTVVFPLTNPMIYTLRNKEVKSAIRRMVGRYGS, translated from the coding sequence ATGGGACAAGAGAACTGGACAGTGGTGACCACATTCGTCCTCCTGGGCTTGTCCCCTGCCCACGAAGTCCAGctcatcctcttcttcctcttcctgctcTTCTACATCATCGTCCTCCCGGGCAACATCCTCATCATCCTCACTGTCTGGGGTGACCCCCGCCTAGACTCCCCCATGTACTTCCTGCTGGCCAACCTGGCCTTCCTGGACATCTGCTACTGCTCTGTCACCCCCCCAAAGATGCTGGCTGACTTCTTCTCTCGCCACAAGACCATCTCCTACAGGGGCTGCATGGCCCAGATCTTCTTCCTCCACCTCCTGGGGGCGGCTGAAGCCTTCCTCCTTCTCACCATGGCTTATGACCGCTATGTAGCTATCTGCCAGCCCCTGCGCTACACCAGTATGGTGAGCAGGGGGGTCTGCTGGGCCCTGGTGGGGGCATCTTGGGCAGGGGGCTTTATTCACGCCATTATCCTGGTAGGGTTGATCTCCCAGCTCCCGTTCTGTGGCCCCAACGTCCTGGACAACTTCTTCTGCGACGTGCCCCAGGTGATCAAGCTGGCCTGCACCGACGCTGTCCTGGTGGAGATCCTGACCTTCTCCAACAATGGGCTGGTCATACTGCtgtgcttccttctcctcctagTCTCCTATTCCCTCCTCCTGCTCAAGCTCCGGGCATGCTCTCCCCGGAGCCAGAGCAAAGTGGCCTCCACCTGCATCACCCACATGATCATCGTCTTTGTCATGTTCGTGCCGGCCATCTACATCTACTGCCGTCCCTTCCACACTGTCCCCCTGGAGAAGGTGGTAGCTGTGCTGCACACTGTGGTCTTCCCCCTCACCAATCCCATGATCTACACCCTCaggaacaaggaggtgaagtCAGCCATAAGGAGGATGGTTGGCAGATATGGGTCTTAG